Proteins encoded in a region of the Lemur catta isolate mLemCat1 chromosome 14, mLemCat1.pri, whole genome shotgun sequence genome:
- the SEMA4G gene encoding semaphorin-4G, whose protein sequence is MFGRLWPLLLSFFTATAVPGPSLRRPSRELDATPRMTIPYEELSGTRHFKGQAQNYSTLLLEEASERLLVGARGALFSLSAHDIGDGAHKEIRWEASPEMQSKCHQKGKNNQTECFNYVRFLQRLNTTHLYACGTHAFQPLCAAIDAEAFTLPTSFEEGKEKCPYDPARGFTGLVIDGGLYTATRYEFRSIPDIRRSRHPHSLRTEEAPMHWLNDAEFVFSVLVRESKASAVGDDDKVYYFFTERAAEEGSNSFAQSRSSHRVARVARVCKGDLGGKKILQKKWTSFLKARLICHIPQYETLRGVCSLDVDTSARTHFYAAFTLTTQWKTLEASAICRYDLAEVQAVFAGPYMEYQDGARRWGRYEGGVPEPRPGSCITDSLRSQGYNSSQDLPSLVLDFVKLHPLMARPVVPTRGRPLLLKRNVRYTYLTGTPVTTPAGPTYDLLFLGTADGWIHKAVVLGSGMHIIEETQVFRELQAVENLVISLMQHSLYVGAPSGVIQLPLSSCSRYRSCYDCILARDPYCGWDPSTHACMAATTVANRSQGSRTALIQDIERGNRGCEGSRDTGPPPPLKTRSVLRGDDVLLPCDQPSNLARALWLLNGSTGLSDGQDGYRVGVDGLLVTDTQPEHSGNYGCYAEENGLRTLLASYSLMVRPATPAPAPQAPAMPGAQLAPDVRLLYVLAIAALGGLCLILASSLLYVACLREGRRGRQRKYSLGRAGLAGGSAVQLQTVSGQCPGEEDEGDDGEGAGGLEGSCLQIIPGEGAPAPPPPPPPPPPAELTNGLVALPSRLRRMNGNSYMLLRQSNNGVPAGPCSFTEELSRILEKRKHTQLVEQLDESSV, encoded by the exons ATGTTTGGGAGGCTCTGGCCCCTTCTCCTGAGCTTCTTCACAGCAACTGCAGTGCCCGGCCCCTCGCTGCGGAGACCATCCAGAGAACTAGATGCCACCCCTCGGATGACCATCCCTTACGAAG AGCTCTCTGGGACCCGGCATTTCAAGGGCCAAGCCCAGAACTACTCAACACTGCTGTTGGAGGAAGCCTCCGAGAGGCTGCTGGTGGGAGCCCGAGGCGCCCTGTTCTCTCTCAGTGCCCACGACATAGGAGATGGGGCTCACAAAGAG ATCCGCTGGGAGGCCTCGCCAGAGATGCAAAGCAAATGTCatcagaaagggaaaaacaaCCAG ACTGAGTGCTTCAACTATGTGAGGTTCCTGCAGCGCCTCAATACCACCCACCTCTACGCATGTGGGACTCACGCCTTCCAGCCCCTCTGTGCAGCCATT GATGCTGAGGCCTTCACCTTGCCAACCAGTTtcgaggaggggaaggagaaatgtCCTTATGACCCAGCCCGCGGCTTCACAGGCCTTGTCATTG ACGGAGGCCTCTATACAGCCACACGGTATGAATTCCGGAGCATTCCTGACATCCGCCGGAGCCGCCACCCACACTCTCTGAGAACTGAGGAGGCACCAATGCACTGGCTCAATG ATGCTGAGTTTGTATTCTCCGTCCTCGTGCGGGAGAGCAAGGCCAGCGCAGTGGGTGATGATGACAAGGTTTACTACTTCTTCACGGAGCGTGCCGCTGAGGAAGGCTCCAACAGCTTCGCTCAGAGCCGCAGCAGCCACCGTGTGGCCCGTGTGGCCCGTGTCTGCAAG GGAGACCTAGGAGGGAAGAAGATCCTGCAGAAGAAGTGGACATCCTTCTTGAAGGCTCGTCTCATCTGCCACATTCCACAGTATGAGACGCTTCGTGGGGTCTGCAGCCTGGATGTTGACACCTCAGCCCGCACACACTTCTACGCAGCCTTCACGCTGACCACACAGTG GAAGACCCTGGAGGCCTCAGCCATTTGCCGCTATGACCTGGCGGAAGTGCAGGCTGTCTTCGCAGGCCCCTACATGGAGTACCAGGATGGTGCCCGGCGCTGGGGCCGCTATGAGGGTGGAGTGCCTGAGCCCCGGCCTGGCTCG tgCATCACAGATTCGTTGCGCAGCCAAGGCTACAACTCATCCCAAGACTTGCCATCCCTGGTCCTGGACTTTGTGAAGCTGCACCCACTGATGGCTCGGCCCGTAGTGCCCACACGTGGACGGCCCCTGCTGCTCAAGCGCAATGTGCGCTACACATACCTTACAGGGACACCCGTTACCACGCCTGCTGGACCCACCTATGACCTGCTCTTTCTGGGAACAG CTGATGGCTGGATCCACAAGGCTGTGGTCCTGGGCTCTGGAATGCACATTATCGAAGAGACACAAGTGTTCAGGGAGCTCCAGGCTGTGGAGAATCTAGTCATCTCTCTGATGCAG CACAGCCTCTACGTGGGGGCCCCTAGTGGAGTCATCCAGCTACCACTGTCCAGCTGCTCCCGCTACCGTTCCTGCTATGACTGCATCCTGGCCCGGGACCCCTACTGTGGTTGGGACCCCAGCACCCATGCCTGCATGGCAGCCACCACTGTAGCCAACAGGTCCCAGGGtagcag GACAGCACTGATACAGGACATTGAGAGAGGAAATCGAGGCTGTGAGGGCAGCAGAGATACAG ggccgCCACCACCACTGAAGACCCGTTCTGTGCTCCGGGGTGATGATGTCCTCCTGCCCTGTGACCAGCCGTCCAACTTGGCCCGCGCCTTGTGGCTACTCAATGGGAGCACGGGCCTGAGTGATGGGCAGGATGGCTACCGCGTGGGTGTGGATGGGCTGCTGGTGACAGACACACAGCCCGAGCACAGTGGCAACTATGGCTGCTATGCTGAAGAGAATGGCCTGCGCACCCTGCTGGCCTCCTATAGCCTCATGGTCCGGCCAGCCACTCCTGCCCCAGCTCCACAAGCCCCTGCCATGCCTGGGGCACAGCTGGCACCCGATGTGAGGCTGCTCTATGTGCTAGCCATTGCCGCACTTGGTGGCCTCTGCCTCatcctggcctcctccctcctttatGTGGCCTGTCTGCGGGAAGGCAGACGAGGGCGTCAACGGAAATACTCACTGGGTCGGGCTGGCCTAGCAGGGGGATCTGCTGTGCAGCTGCAGACAGTCTCAGGCCAGTGTCCTGGAGAGGAAGATGAGGGTGAcgatggggagggggctgggggcctggaagGCAGCTGCCTCCAGATCATCCCCGGGGAgggagccccagccccaccacccccaccgcccccaccGCCACCGGCTGAGCTGACCAATGGGCTGGTGGCACTGCCCAGCCGGCTGCGAAGGATGAATGGCAACAGCTACATGCTCCTGAGGCAGAGCAACAATGGAGTACCGGCAGGGCCCTGCTCCTTCACAGAGGAACTCAGCCGCATCCTGGAGAAGAGGAAGCACACGCAACTCGTAGAGCAGCTAGATGAGAGCTCTGTCTGA
- the TWNK gene encoding twinkle mtDNA helicase — MWVLLRGGYPFRILLPLRGVWMGRRSLPRNLVPGPPRRRYRKEALPALEVPQLPVTATEIRQYLRGHGIPFQDGHSCLRTPSPFVESSQLKDQTGVTNSFSLFIDKTTGRFLCMTSLAEGSWEDFQASVEGQGDGTREGVLLSKVPEAEDIEEVQRIWDRAVPLWELPDPEEVQLARTMFGLNKVTDDTLRRFRVRYLRSAHNLVFPWFSPGSLRLRGLKLLGAERQGNGVHYVETTIPRPGAYHNLFGLPLISRRDVEVVLTSRELDSLALNQSMGLPTLALPRGTSCLPPALLPYLEQFRRIVFWLGDDLRSWEAAKLFARKLNPKRCSLVRPGDQQPCPLEALNRGLNLSRILRSALPAWHKSIVSFRQLREEVLGELSNVEQVAGVRWSRFPDLSRLLKGHRKGELTVFTGPTGSGKTTFISEYALDLCSQGVNTLWGSFEISNVRLARVMLTQFAMGRLEEQLDKYDEWADRFEDLPLYFMTFHGQQSIKTVIDTMQHAVYVYDICHVVIDNLQFMMGHEQLSTDRIAAQDYIVGAFRKFATDSSCHVTLVIHPRKEDDDKELQTASIFGSAKASQEADNILILQDRKLVTGPGKRYLQVSKNRFDGDTGVFPLEFNKSSLTFSIPPKSKSRLKKIKDDNGLVAKKPSSGKKGATPQNSETGSD, encoded by the exons ATGTGGGTCCTTCTCCGAGGTGGGTACCCCTTCCGCATCTTGCTGCCCCTTCGTGGGGTGTGGATGGGTCGGAGGAGCCTACCCCGAAACTTGGTCCCAGGCCCTCCTCGCAGACGGTACAGAAAGGAGGCTCTCCCAGCCTTAGAGGTACCACAATTGCCTGTAACTGCCACTGAAATCCGCCAGTATTTGCGGGGTCATGGGATCCCCTTCCAGGATGGCCACAGCTGCCTGCGGACACCAAGCCCCTTTGTGGAGTCTTCACAGCTCAAGGACCAGACTGGTGTGACCAATTCCTTCAGCCTCTTCATTGACAAGACCACAGGCCGCTTTCTCTGCATGACCAGCCTAGCAGAGGGGAGCTGGGAAGACTTCCAGGCCAGCGTGGAGGGGCAAGGGGATGGGACTAGAGAGGGGGTCCTGCTTAGTAAGGTCCCAGAAGCTGAAGACATTGAGGAGGTCCAGAGGATCTGGGACCGAGCTGTACCTCTCTGGGAGCTGCCTGACCCAGAGGAGGTACAACTGGCTCGGACAATGTTTGGCCTTAACAAGGTTACTGATGATACACTCAGGCGTTTCCGTGTACGGTATTTGCGGTCTGCTCACAACCTTGTCTTTCCTTGGTTCTCCCCTGGGAGCTTGAGATTACGAGGCTTGAAGCTATTAGGGGCTGAACGCCAGGGAAATGGAGTGCACTACGTGGAGACCACCATTCCCCGGCCTGGTGCCTACCACAATCTGTTCGGATTACCACTGATCAGTCGTCGAGATGTTGAGGTGGTACTGACCAGTCGTGAGCTTGACAGCCTGGCCTTGAACCAGTCCATGGGGCTGCCCACCCTTGCCCTACCCCGAGGAACGTCCTGCCTACCCCCTGCCTTACTCCCTTACCTTGAACAGTTCCGACGTATCGTATTCTGGTTGGGGGATGACCTTCGGTCCTGGGAAGCTGCCAAATTGTTTGCTCGAAAACTGAACCCCAAGCGATGCTCCTTGGTGCGGCCTGGAGAccagcagccctgccccctggAGGCACTGAACCGAGGCTTAAATCTTTCTCGTATTCTTCGttctgccctgcctgcctggcacaAGTCCATTGTGTCTTTCCGGCAGCTGCGGGAGGAGGTGCTAGGAGAACTGTCAAATGTGGAGCAGGTAGCTGGTGTCCGCTGGAGCCGCTTCCCAGATCTCAGCCGTCTCTTGAAGGGGCATCGGAAGGGCGAGCTGACAGTCTTCACAG GGCCAACAGGCAGTGGAAAGACAACATTCATCAGCGAGTATGCCCTGGATTTGTGTTCCCAGGGGGTGAACACACTATGGGGTAGCTTTGAGATCAGCAACGTGAGACTAGCCCGGGTCATGCTGACACAGTTTGCCATGGGGCGGCTGGAAGAGCAACTGGACAAATACGATGAGTGGGCCGACCGCTTTGAAGACCTGCCCCTCTATTTCATGACTTTCCATGGGCAGCAGAGCATCAA GACTGTAATAGACACAATGCAACATGCAGTCTATGTCTATGACATTTGTCATGTGGTTATCGACAACCTGCAATTCATGATGGGTCACGAGCAGCTGTCCACAGACAG GATTGCAGCTCAAGACTACATTGTTGGGGCCTTTCGGAAGTTTGCAACAGATAGTAGCTGCCATGTGACACTGGTCATTCACCCCCGGAAAGAGGATGATGACAAGGAACTGCAGACAGCATCCATTTTTGGCTCAGCCAAA GCAAGCCAGGAAGCGGACAATATTCTGATCCTGCAGGACAGGAAACTGGTAACTGGGCCAGGGAAACGGTATCTGCAGGTGTCCAAGAACCGCTTTGATGGAGATACAGGTGTCTTCCCACTGGAGTTCAACAAGAGTTCCCTCACCTTCTCCATCCCACCAAAGAGCAAGTCCCGGCTCAAGAAGATCAAGGATGACAATGGACTAGTGGCCAAAAAGCCATCTTCTGGCAAAAAGGGGGCTACACCCCAGAACTCTGAGACTGGCTCAGACTAG
- the MRPL43 gene encoding 39S ribosomal protein L43, mitochondrial, whose amino-acid sequence MTGRGTPSRFLTSVLHNGLGRYVQQLQRLSFSLSRDGPSSRGAREFMEREVTDFARRNPGVVMYVNLRPCCVPRVVAEYLNGAVREESIHCKSVEEIVTLVQKLADQSGLEVIRIRKPFHTDSPSIQGQWHPFTNKPTTFGGLRPREVLDPASAQVQAQ is encoded by the exons ATGACCGGGCGCGGGACTCCCAGCCGCTTCCTGACCAGTGTCCTACACAACGGGCTGGGTCGCTATGTGCAGCAGCTGCAGCGTCTCAGCTTCAGCCTCAGCCGCGATGGGCCCTCTTCCCGCGGTGCCAG GGAGTTCATGGAACGGGAGGTGACCGACTTCGCCCGACGGAACCCCGGGGTCGTAATGTACGTGAACCTGCGGCCCTGCTGCGTGCCCAGAGTAGTGGCCGAATACC TTAACGGGGCTGTGCGCGAGGAGAGCATCCACTGCAAGTCGGTCGAGGAGATCGTGACGCTAGTGCAGAAGCTAGCAGACCAGTCTGGCCTGGAGGTGATCCGCATCCGCAAGCCTTTCCACACGGACAGCCCTAGCATCCAGGGCCAGTGGCACCCCTTCACCAACAAACCCACCACGTTTGGTGGGCTACGCCCCCGAGAGGTCCTGgatcctgcctcagcccaggTGCAAGCACAGTGA